Proteins from one Ipomoea triloba cultivar NCNSP0323 chromosome 1, ASM357664v1 genomic window:
- the LOC116015749 gene encoding psbP domain-containing protein 5, chloroplastic, producing the protein MAARILLLSSPPLPTSSNHSFPILKNQSSLATPKKTKWEKIVAFSTNGRETTQQNGVSRRDLVFTGLSSLSLIFPSLSSSAEEDVKMASLVDNINSYSYLYPTELPSKGFVFKWVESRKPERYSSAAPLSPDARLRIVSERVDIIDNLIISVTIGPLNSQFLKSEKSTWSAKDVADSVLADKSALRVTSSQRLAESSLLDAHSSQIDGDPYWYFEYLVRKSPTKTALESNLFRHYVASTAERDGYMYTLSASAISKQWNQMGPFLEKSVASFRLLPPTESYVPPYKDPWRFW; encoded by the exons aTGGCTGCTAGAATACTTCTTCTCTCCTCTCCTCCCCTCCCTACATCTTCCAATCATTCTTTCCCCATCTTAAA AAACCAGAGCTCATTGGCCACgccaaagaaaacaaaatgggAGAAAATCGTGGCGTTTTCGACCAATGGCAGAGAAACCACTCAGCAGAATGGGGTTTCAAGAAGGGATTTAGTGTTCACTGGCTTATCGTCACTTTCACTGATTTTCCCATCTTTAA GCTCAAGTGCTGAAGAAGATGTGAAAATGGCCtcattagttgataatattaattcttattCCTATTTGTACCCCACAGAGCTTCCTTCCAAAGGATTTGTCTTCAAATG GGTTGAATCCAGAAAACCAGAGCGTTATTCATCGGCTGCACCACTGTCAC CGGATGCACGGCTCCGCATTGTGTCTGAAAGAGTTGACATCATTGATAATCTTATTATTTCTGTTACG ATAGGTCCACTCAATTCACAATTCCTAAAGTCAGAGAAAAGTACCTGGAGTGCTAAGGATGTTGCTGACTCTGTTTTAGCCGATAAATCTGCTTTG CGGGTAACCTCAAGTCAACGGTTGGCTGAAAGTTCACTTCTTGATGCACATTCTTCCCAA ATTGATGGTGATCCATATTGGTATTTTGAGTACCTTGTTCGCAAATCACCAACCAAAACG GCTCTAGAGTCGAATCTTTTCCGCCACTATGTTGCTTCAACAGCTGAACGAGACG GTTACATGTATACTCTTAGTGCATCAGCAATTAGCAAGCAATGGAACCAA ATGGGACCGTTCTTAGAAAAGAGCGTCGCTTCTTTCCGCCTTCTCCCTCCTACAGAAAGCTATGTTCCTCCATACAAGGATCCTTGGAGATTTTGGTGA
- the LOC116019593 gene encoding transmembrane protein 18 has product MDELTSALNAHMDQMADLVEKMSAELRSGLKPAYDNFIGFFHAIDWTEPWLVGLISFHVVLLLLAVFLRKNINSQMFLFLLALGGVYFAENLNKILAANWKSFARQNYFDAHGLFLSVLWSGPLLVISIIILVNTLFSMCYLIVRWKKAELRHRARLARNKED; this is encoded by the exons ATGGATGAGCTAACCTCTGCTCTCAATGCCCACATGGACCAAATGGCAGATCTCGTTGAGAAAATGTCTGCCGAGCTTCGCTCCGGACTCAAACCCGCCTACGACAATTTCATCGGCTTTTTCCACGCCATTGACTGGACG GAACCTTGGTTGGTAGGGTTAATTTCCTTCCATGTTGTGTTGCTGCTACTAGCAGTCTTCTTGAGAAAGAACATCAATTCTCAGATGTTCTTATTCCTTCTTGCAT TAGGAGGAGTTTACTTTGCAGAGAATCTTAACAAAATATTGGCTGCCAATTGGAAAAGCTTTGCACGGCAGAATTATTTTGACGCACACGGCCTCTTTCTTTCAGTGCTCTGGTCTGGACCTCTTTTGGTCATTTCAATCATAATCTTG GTGAACACACTATTTTCCATGTGCTACTTGATCGTTAGGTGGAAAAAGGCTGAGCTTAGACACCGTGCAAGACTAGCTCGTAACAAGGAGGACTGA
- the LOC116033098 gene encoding protein CHROMATIN REMODELING 35-like isoform X2: MGASGSEGFGSIYPTPIAARFPAVDSFPKGRKRMKTSEVPTNQISSLCWREEFEERLLKRSSGILDYSDPYSISNLWESLECGKYGSVTKEIEELMAQSRCYIDSCYARDPTLPYKFLELEKNYTKENKGDQISTSVIDLEDERVARSVPVARFVPPAQLVPSAGPLLILDSDDEDNKKPNCTFEGIPSINTVGGSYLKDHLVQDSPGTKTPRGSANLAFQTEKIKDKGVYVGVEDDSETEDGNDANFDGLDDIWNEMSFAIECSKDVTADASSNKDKAEDEDEECEHSFILKEDIGHVCRICGVIKKSIESIIDYQYSKSAKNARTYRYEGRTTKDSGPSENLFEPNKSSHEFEITEISAHPRHKKQMKPHQVEGFNFLLNNLVTDNPGGCILAHAPGSGKTFMIISFLQSFMAKYPFARPLVVLPRGILGTWKKEFLRWQVEDIPLYDFYSVKADNRAQQLEVLKQWAGERSILFLGYKQFSVIVCDNEGSRAAIACQEILLTVPSILILDEGHTPRNQDTDVLTSLEKVQTPRKVVLSGTLYQNHVKEVFNILNLVRPKFLKLEDSKAIKRRILSRAVISGKRNLIKKGSDNEFFELVEHTLLKDENVTRKATVIQDLREMTRKVLHYYKGDFLDELPGLVDFTVILKLHPKQKIEVAGLKNLRRKFKISAEGSALYMHPQLKSLSKNSVKERIDEEKIDMIVDNLDVREGVKAKFFLNLLALCESHKEKLLVFSQYLLPLKFLERLTIKFKGYCIGKEIFMITGDSDNEVRESSMERFNTSADARVFFGSIKACGEGISLVGASRIIILDVHLNPSVTRQAIGRAFRPGQEKKVYTYRLIASSTPEEEDHTTCFRKESIAKMWFEWNQYYGLDDYEMEKMDPKQCGDEFLETARFSDDIVALYKR; this comes from the exons ATGGGAGCTTCAGGTTCGGAAGGCTTCGGGAGCATTTATCCTACCCCGATTGCAGCAAGGTTTCCGGCAGTGG ATTCTTTTCCCAAGGGAAGGAAAAGGATGAAAACCAGTGAAGTTCCGACTAACCAAATATCTTCTTTATGCTGGCGCGAGGAATTTGAAGAGAGACTCCTAAAACGCTCTTCAGGAATTTTGGACTATTCTGATCCCTATTCTATATCCAATTTATGGGAAAGTTTGGAATGTGGAAAGTATGGAAGTGTGACAAAAGAAATTGAGGAGCTTATGGCTCAAAGCAGGTGTTACATAGATTCGTGCTATGCAAGGGATCCTACACTTCCCTATAAATTTTTagagttggaaaagaattacaCCAAAGAGAATAAGGGAGACCAAATTTCTACTAGTGTAATTGATTTGGAGGATGAGCGTGTTGCAAGAAGTGTTCCAGTTGCTCGCTTTGTTCCTCCTGCACAGCTTGTCCCTTCAGCCGGCCCTCTTCTTATCCTtgattcagatgatgaagacaACAAAAAGCCCAATTGTACATTCGAGGGAATCCCCTCCATTAATACTGTCGGAGGCTCATATTTGAAAGATCATTTG GTGCAGGATTCACCTGGAACCAAAACACCTAGAGGAAGTGCAAATCTTGCTTTTCAAActgaaaaaattaaagacaaaggtGTGTATGTTGGTGTGGAGGATGATTCAGAAACAGAAGATGGAAATGATGCTAATTTTGATGGCTTGGATGATATATGGAATGAGATGTCATTTGCTATAGAATGCTCTAAG GATGTTACTGCGGATGCTTCTTCTAACAAGGACAAAgctgaagatgaagatgaagagtgTGAGCATTCTTTCATCTTAAAAGAGGATATCGGCCATGTATGTCGCATTTGTGGAGTTATAAAGAAAAGCATTGAAAGCATCATCGACTACCAGTATTCAAAG AGTGCAAAGAATGCAAGAACTTATCGATACGAAGGTCGAACAACCAAGGATTCAGGGCCAAGTGAAAATCTTTTTGAGCCCAACAAATCATCACATGAATTTGAAATAACTGAAATTTCTGCTCATCCAAGGCATAAAAAGCAGATGAAACCCCACCAAGTTGAGGGATTCAATTTTTTGCTGAACAACTTGGTGACGGATAACCCAGGGGGGTGTATATTGGCCCATGCTCCTGGATCAGGGAAGACCTTTATGATCATAAGCTTCCTGCAAAGTTTCATGGCTAAGTATCCATTTGCTAGGCCTTTGGTTGTGCTACCAAGAGGAATCCTGGGCACATGGAAGAAAGAATTTCTTAGGTGGCAAGTGGAAGATATTCCTCTTTATGATTTTTACTCTGTAAAAGCAGATAATCGAGCCCAACAATTAGAAGTTCTAAAGCAATGGGCTGGGGAACGGAGTATTCTGTTTCTAGGCTACAAACAGTTCTCAGTAATAGTGTGTGACAATGAAGGAAGTAGAGCTGCTATTGCTTGCCAGGAGATTTTGTTGACGGTCCCGTCAATTCTCATTTTGGATGAGGGTCATACACCAAGGAACCAGGATACtgatgttttgacttcattggAAAAGGTGCAGACACCTCGCAAGGTTGTGCTGTCTGGCACTCTTTACCAAAATCATGTTAAAGAGGTGTTTAATATTTTGAACCTTGTTCGTCCAAAGTTTCTGAAGTTGGAAGATTCTAAAGCAATCAAGAGACGGATATTGAGTAGAGCAGTAATTTCAGGCAAAAGGAACCTAATAAAGAAAGGTTCAGATAATGAATTCTTCGAGTTAGTGGAGCACACACTCCTGAAAGATGAGAATGTAACAAGGAAGGCTACAGTTATACAAGATCTGAGGGAGATGACAAGAAAAGTTCTTCATTATTACAAGGGAGACTTTCTGGACGAACTTCCAGGACTCGTGGATTTCACTGTCATCCTAAAGCTTCATCCAAAACAGAAAATTGAAGTTGCTGGGTTAAAGAACTTGCgaagaaaattcaaaataagtgCTGAAGGAAGTGCATTGTATATGCACCCACAGTTGAAGAGTCTCTCAAAAAACTCTGTAAAAGAAAGGATTGATGAAGAGAAAATTGATATGATTGTAGATAATTTGGATGTACGAGAGGGAGTGAAAGCTAAGTTCTTTCTAAATCTTCTGGCATTGTGCGAATCACATAAGGAAAAACTCCTTGTATTTAGTCAGTACCTATTGCCTTTGAAGTTCCTGGAGCGATTGACCATAAAGTTTAAGGGTTATTGTATTGGAAAGGAAATTTTCATGATTACTGGAGATTCGGATAACGAAGTGAGGGAATCTTCAATGGAGCGGTTCAACACATCAGCAGATGCACGTGTTTTCTTCGGTTCCATCAAAGCCTGTGGTGAGGGAATATCACTTGTGGGGGCATCCCGTATTATCATATTGGATGTACACCTGAACCCTTCGGTAACTCGCCAAGCAATAGGACGTGCATTCCGGCCTGGTCAGGAGAAGAAAGTATACACCTATAGATTGATAGCATCTAGTACACCGGAAGAGGAAGACCATACAACCTGTTTCAGAAAAGAATCTATTGCAAAGATGTGGTTCGAGTGGAACCAATATTATGGTCTTGACGATTATGAAATGGAGAAGATGGATCCAAAGCAATGTGGTGATGAATTTCTGGAAACAGCAAGGTTTTCTGATGACATCGTTGCTCTTTACAAGAG GTAA
- the LOC116033098 gene encoding protein CHROMATIN REMODELING 35-like isoform X1, whose product MGIRDGCMLPSCHTVIMGASGSEGFGSIYPTPIAARFPAVDSFPKGRKRMKTSEVPTNQISSLCWREEFEERLLKRSSGILDYSDPYSISNLWESLECGKYGSVTKEIEELMAQSRCYIDSCYARDPTLPYKFLELEKNYTKENKGDQISTSVIDLEDERVARSVPVARFVPPAQLVPSAGPLLILDSDDEDNKKPNCTFEGIPSINTVGGSYLKDHLVQDSPGTKTPRGSANLAFQTEKIKDKGVYVGVEDDSETEDGNDANFDGLDDIWNEMSFAIECSKDVTADASSNKDKAEDEDEECEHSFILKEDIGHVCRICGVIKKSIESIIDYQYSKSAKNARTYRYEGRTTKDSGPSENLFEPNKSSHEFEITEISAHPRHKKQMKPHQVEGFNFLLNNLVTDNPGGCILAHAPGSGKTFMIISFLQSFMAKYPFARPLVVLPRGILGTWKKEFLRWQVEDIPLYDFYSVKADNRAQQLEVLKQWAGERSILFLGYKQFSVIVCDNEGSRAAIACQEILLTVPSILILDEGHTPRNQDTDVLTSLEKVQTPRKVVLSGTLYQNHVKEVFNILNLVRPKFLKLEDSKAIKRRILSRAVISGKRNLIKKGSDNEFFELVEHTLLKDENVTRKATVIQDLREMTRKVLHYYKGDFLDELPGLVDFTVILKLHPKQKIEVAGLKNLRRKFKISAEGSALYMHPQLKSLSKNSVKERIDEEKIDMIVDNLDVREGVKAKFFLNLLALCESHKEKLLVFSQYLLPLKFLERLTIKFKGYCIGKEIFMITGDSDNEVRESSMERFNTSADARVFFGSIKACGEGISLVGASRIIILDVHLNPSVTRQAIGRAFRPGQEKKVYTYRLIASSTPEEEDHTTCFRKESIAKMWFEWNQYYGLDDYEMEKMDPKQCGDEFLETARFSDDIVALYKR is encoded by the exons ATGGGGATTCGGGATGGGTGCATGCTGCCAAGTTGCCATACAG TGATCATGGGAGCTTCAGGTTCGGAAGGCTTCGGGAGCATTTATCCTACCCCGATTGCAGCAAGGTTTCCGGCAGTGG ATTCTTTTCCCAAGGGAAGGAAAAGGATGAAAACCAGTGAAGTTCCGACTAACCAAATATCTTCTTTATGCTGGCGCGAGGAATTTGAAGAGAGACTCCTAAAACGCTCTTCAGGAATTTTGGACTATTCTGATCCCTATTCTATATCCAATTTATGGGAAAGTTTGGAATGTGGAAAGTATGGAAGTGTGACAAAAGAAATTGAGGAGCTTATGGCTCAAAGCAGGTGTTACATAGATTCGTGCTATGCAAGGGATCCTACACTTCCCTATAAATTTTTagagttggaaaagaattacaCCAAAGAGAATAAGGGAGACCAAATTTCTACTAGTGTAATTGATTTGGAGGATGAGCGTGTTGCAAGAAGTGTTCCAGTTGCTCGCTTTGTTCCTCCTGCACAGCTTGTCCCTTCAGCCGGCCCTCTTCTTATCCTtgattcagatgatgaagacaACAAAAAGCCCAATTGTACATTCGAGGGAATCCCCTCCATTAATACTGTCGGAGGCTCATATTTGAAAGATCATTTG GTGCAGGATTCACCTGGAACCAAAACACCTAGAGGAAGTGCAAATCTTGCTTTTCAAActgaaaaaattaaagacaaaggtGTGTATGTTGGTGTGGAGGATGATTCAGAAACAGAAGATGGAAATGATGCTAATTTTGATGGCTTGGATGATATATGGAATGAGATGTCATTTGCTATAGAATGCTCTAAG GATGTTACTGCGGATGCTTCTTCTAACAAGGACAAAgctgaagatgaagatgaagagtgTGAGCATTCTTTCATCTTAAAAGAGGATATCGGCCATGTATGTCGCATTTGTGGAGTTATAAAGAAAAGCATTGAAAGCATCATCGACTACCAGTATTCAAAG AGTGCAAAGAATGCAAGAACTTATCGATACGAAGGTCGAACAACCAAGGATTCAGGGCCAAGTGAAAATCTTTTTGAGCCCAACAAATCATCACATGAATTTGAAATAACTGAAATTTCTGCTCATCCAAGGCATAAAAAGCAGATGAAACCCCACCAAGTTGAGGGATTCAATTTTTTGCTGAACAACTTGGTGACGGATAACCCAGGGGGGTGTATATTGGCCCATGCTCCTGGATCAGGGAAGACCTTTATGATCATAAGCTTCCTGCAAAGTTTCATGGCTAAGTATCCATTTGCTAGGCCTTTGGTTGTGCTACCAAGAGGAATCCTGGGCACATGGAAGAAAGAATTTCTTAGGTGGCAAGTGGAAGATATTCCTCTTTATGATTTTTACTCTGTAAAAGCAGATAATCGAGCCCAACAATTAGAAGTTCTAAAGCAATGGGCTGGGGAACGGAGTATTCTGTTTCTAGGCTACAAACAGTTCTCAGTAATAGTGTGTGACAATGAAGGAAGTAGAGCTGCTATTGCTTGCCAGGAGATTTTGTTGACGGTCCCGTCAATTCTCATTTTGGATGAGGGTCATACACCAAGGAACCAGGATACtgatgttttgacttcattggAAAAGGTGCAGACACCTCGCAAGGTTGTGCTGTCTGGCACTCTTTACCAAAATCATGTTAAAGAGGTGTTTAATATTTTGAACCTTGTTCGTCCAAAGTTTCTGAAGTTGGAAGATTCTAAAGCAATCAAGAGACGGATATTGAGTAGAGCAGTAATTTCAGGCAAAAGGAACCTAATAAAGAAAGGTTCAGATAATGAATTCTTCGAGTTAGTGGAGCACACACTCCTGAAAGATGAGAATGTAACAAGGAAGGCTACAGTTATACAAGATCTGAGGGAGATGACAAGAAAAGTTCTTCATTATTACAAGGGAGACTTTCTGGACGAACTTCCAGGACTCGTGGATTTCACTGTCATCCTAAAGCTTCATCCAAAACAGAAAATTGAAGTTGCTGGGTTAAAGAACTTGCgaagaaaattcaaaataagtgCTGAAGGAAGTGCATTGTATATGCACCCACAGTTGAAGAGTCTCTCAAAAAACTCTGTAAAAGAAAGGATTGATGAAGAGAAAATTGATATGATTGTAGATAATTTGGATGTACGAGAGGGAGTGAAAGCTAAGTTCTTTCTAAATCTTCTGGCATTGTGCGAATCACATAAGGAAAAACTCCTTGTATTTAGTCAGTACCTATTGCCTTTGAAGTTCCTGGAGCGATTGACCATAAAGTTTAAGGGTTATTGTATTGGAAAGGAAATTTTCATGATTACTGGAGATTCGGATAACGAAGTGAGGGAATCTTCAATGGAGCGGTTCAACACATCAGCAGATGCACGTGTTTTCTTCGGTTCCATCAAAGCCTGTGGTGAGGGAATATCACTTGTGGGGGCATCCCGTATTATCATATTGGATGTACACCTGAACCCTTCGGTAACTCGCCAAGCAATAGGACGTGCATTCCGGCCTGGTCAGGAGAAGAAAGTATACACCTATAGATTGATAGCATCTAGTACACCGGAAGAGGAAGACCATACAACCTGTTTCAGAAAAGAATCTATTGCAAAGATGTGGTTCGAGTGGAACCAATATTATGGTCTTGACGATTATGAAATGGAGAAGATGGATCCAAAGCAATGTGGTGATGAATTTCTGGAAACAGCAAGGTTTTCTGATGACATCGTTGCTCTTTACAAGAG GTAA
- the LOC116027263 gene encoding nuclear transcription factor Y subunit B-6-like, with protein MPIANVIRIMRKILPPHAKISDDAKEIIQECVSEYISFITGEANERCQREQRKTITAEDVLWAMSKLGFDDYIEPLTLYLHRYREYDGGERGSLRGDPLLKRTMVDPASYPPFVPPFPVGHHHAYFGFPLPMNGGGYLQRDESNAGTSQSAPAANIDPYPHCKE; from the coding sequence ATGCCCATCGCCAACGTGATCAGGATAATGCGCAAGATCCTGCCCCCACACGCCAAAATCTCCGACGACGCCAAGGAGATCATCCAGGAATGCGTGTCAGAGTACATCAGCTTCATCACCGGCGAGGCCAACGAGCGGTGCCAGCGCGAGCAGCGCAAGACCATCACCGCCGAGGACGTGTTGTGGGCCATGAGCAAGCTGGGTTTCGACGACTACATTGAGCCGCTCACGCTCTACCTGCACCGCTACCGCGAGTATGATGGCGGCGAGCGTGGCTCCCTCCGGGGCGACCCCTTGCTTAAACGGACAATGGTTGATCCGGCGAGCTACCCACCGTTTGTGCCGCCATTCCCGGTGGGCCACCACCATGCTTACTTTGGGTTTCCGCTGCCGATGAACGGTGGTGGGTACCTGCAGAGGGATGAATCAAATGCAGGCACTTCCCAGTCTGCACCTGCTGCTAATATCGACCCTTACCCCCACTGCAAGGAGTAG